The Fervidobacterium pennivorans DNA segment TATTGGACAAGGAAGGTTAGTTAACTTGGCTGCTGCCGATGGGCACCCAGTAGAGATTATGGATATATCGTTCGCACTTCAAGCGTTATCTCTGCTCTACCTGTCGCAACACTACAAAGATTTAAAAAACATAGTTTACGATTACCCTGAAGAACTCGATAGGCAAGTAGCAATGTTGAAATTAAGGTCTTTGGGAATAGAGATTGATAATCTAACCGATGAACAGCGGAAATACCTTGAAAGTTTTTAACCTGGTAATGACTTTCCACAAATTTTCTACAAGCGCTGTGAAGAGGTGTAGTATGTGACATTGGTTATAAACAGAAAGAACGACAAAACCCATGCAGCACTTCTTGAAAATGGAAAACTGACAGAAATATACTTCCCAGATGATGAAGAGAGCGTTGCTGGGAGTATATTTGTAGGCAGAATAGAGAAGTCTGTACCTGCGCTTGAGGCTGCTTTTGTAAAGCTATCAAACAACGAAAACGGTTTTCTGAGATTGAAAGACATACGACCCGAGTATCTGGAAACATTCGGTTTGAAGAAACTCCAAGAAGGTCAAAAAGTACTTGTCCAGATAAAAAAGGAAGGTGGTCAAACGAAAGGACCACAGGTAACTACAAATATAAGTCTACCAGGTAGATATGTCGTATTAATGCCGTTTTCGCGCAGTATAGGTGTGTCAAGAAAGATTCAAGACTCAGAGGATAGAAATAGGCTAAAAGAATTAGGACTCAAATTACGTGAAAAGTACTCTTGCGGGTTCATAATAAGAACTGCTGCAGCAGAAGCTACAGAACAGCATATTTACGAAGAAAGTGAATTACTGATAGCCAAGTGGAGCGAGTTAGTAAAAGAATTTAAGAAGGCTAAAAAAGTCAAGCTACTTTACAAAGAGTCAGACTCTGATGAATTCTTGCTTAGAGAGTTTTTAAAACAAGGGGTCGACGAAGTAGTTACTAACTCACCGACGTATAAAGAGTTGATAAGGAACTACTCTAAAAATATTCGGATAAGAGTAATCGATGGAGATGCATTCGAAGAGCTGGGGATAAACGAGGAGCTCAAACGTGTTTTAAACCGTCACATTCCTTTGCCTTCAGGTGGCGAAATAGTAATTGACAAGACAGAAGCGATGGTTGTAGTAGACGTCAATTCTGGACACTTTACAACCACAAGTGACCACGAAGAACTGTCGGAACAAATAAACGCGGAAGCCGCTGTAGAAATTGCAAGAATTTTACGATTGAGAAATCTTGGAGGTATAATAATAATAGATTTTATAGATATGAGAAGTGAAAAAAGTAGAAATAAAATCATCGAAATCATGAAAAAGGAAGTTTTAAAGGATAGAAACAGGGTTGAAATCTACGGCTTTACCCAACTCGGACTTCTTGAAATGACCAGGAAAAGAACAAGTAAGTCGTTAGACGAACGCCTAACAACAATATGTCCAGTATGCAACGGAAAAGGAACAATACCAAGCGCTGAACTCGTTATTCAACAGCTTTTCAACACACTTCAAAAGAAGCCCAAGGATGTTTCAGAAGTTATTATCAAATTACACCCCCATTTCAAAGACAAGATTACCAAGGAAGAAATCAAGAAAATTGCCAAAGTAAACGTCCATGTGCATTTTACTCATGTAAACCCGTCAAACTTTGAAGTAACTTGGAAAAAATAACTCGAATATGGTATAATTATCAGCTACATTCAAAGCAGAAGACCACCAAACAATCACAAATAGGAGGGAAAGACGTATGGAGATGCTTAAAATCTATGTCGACGGAGAAACCTATGAAATAGCTCAGGGTACAACTTTAGAACAAATTGCTAAAGAGTATGAGAAAAAAACCGGAAAGATGGTGCTCGGAGCAAGGTTAAATAACTCAATAGTTGAACTATTCCGACCAATATATCGTTCAGGGGAAGTTACTTTTATCACACTTGAGTCGCAAGATGGAATGAGGATATATCAACGTGGTTTACTATTCATCTTACACGCTGCTGTTAGAAGTTTGTTTAAAACCTACACTCTTAAA contains these protein-coding regions:
- a CDS encoding Rne/Rng family ribonuclease — translated: MTLVINRKNDKTHAALLENGKLTEIYFPDDEESVAGSIFVGRIEKSVPALEAAFVKLSNNENGFLRLKDIRPEYLETFGLKKLQEGQKVLVQIKKEGGQTKGPQVTTNISLPGRYVVLMPFSRSIGVSRKIQDSEDRNRLKELGLKLREKYSCGFIIRTAAAEATEQHIYEESELLIAKWSELVKEFKKAKKVKLLYKESDSDEFLLREFLKQGVDEVVTNSPTYKELIRNYSKNIRIRVIDGDAFEELGINEELKRVLNRHIPLPSGGEIVIDKTEAMVVVDVNSGHFTTTSDHEELSEQINAEAAVEIARILRLRNLGGIIIIDFIDMRSEKSRNKIIEIMKKEVLKDRNRVEIYGFTQLGLLEMTRKRTSKSLDERLTTICPVCNGKGTIPSAELVIQQLFNTLQKKPKDVSEVIIKLHPHFKDKITKEEIKKIAKVNVHVHFTHVNPSNFEVTWKK